A window from Prochlorococcus marinus CUG1435 encodes these proteins:
- a CDS encoding response regulator, with protein MSKARILVVDDEPAVLKVLVTRLQLAGYQVFSATNGEEALESFHRDSPDLIVLDVMLPKMDGFAVCRRIRAESVVPIIFLTALEAISERVAGLDLGADDYLSKPFSPKELEARIATILRRMGPTVSVTETKEVPSGKGVMKFGSLVVDTNRRQVSRAGERISLTYTEFSLLELLFDEPGKVVPRAEILEQLWGYPPRRAADLRVVDVYVARLRGKLEPDPRNPELILTVRGIGYASQRVGETATSLAS; from the coding sequence ATGTCAAAAGCAAGAATTTTAGTTGTTGATGATGAACCAGCAGTTTTGAAGGTTTTAGTTACAAGACTTCAACTAGCAGGATATCAAGTTTTTTCAGCCACTAATGGCGAAGAAGCTCTTGAATCTTTTCATAGAGATTCTCCTGACTTAATAGTTCTTGATGTAATGCTACCCAAAATGGATGGATTTGCAGTTTGCCGAAGAATTAGGGCTGAATCTGTAGTTCCTATAATATTTTTAACTGCTCTTGAGGCGATTTCAGAGAGAGTTGCAGGTTTAGATTTAGGTGCCGATGATTACCTATCTAAGCCATTTAGCCCAAAAGAATTAGAAGCTAGAATTGCTACTATATTGAGGAGAATGGGCCCTACTGTGTCGGTTACGGAAACTAAAGAGGTTCCATCTGGTAAGGGGGTTATGAAATTTGGAAGTTTAGTTGTTGATACTAATCGCAGACAAGTTTCTAGAGCCGGAGAAAGGATTAGCCTCACTTATACCGAATTTAGCCTTCTTGAATTGTTATTTGATGAACCTGGTAAAGTTGTTCCACGAGCTGAAATCCTAGAGCAGTTATGGGGTTATCCCCCTAGAAGAGCTGCAGATTTGAGAGTAGTAGATGTTTATGTGGCTAGACTAAGAGGTAAATTGGAACCCGATCCAAGAAATCCAGAATTAATATTAACTGTTCGAGGGATTGGTTATGCATCTCAGAGAGTTGGAGAAACTGCAACATCTCTGGCAAGTTGA
- the mreC gene encoding rod shape-determining protein MreC → MLNIRRISTNRWWHKKKNWLLFSIFLFLVLVRISKGSIYKDFYYFISKPFWPGQFQKEVIIESIDQESLIKLNLLKNDNIRLRQILSLQDLSQNDKISAAVISRKTGSWWRQIILNKGSKDGVEIGSAVIGPGGLLGRVKNTSLFTSSVTLLTSPESKVGVWLDRIQINGLLVGLGDDYPSLILYSKDAEIKVGDFVSSSPASSLLPPNIPIGIVQSIDKPFKAKKTAKISLIAKPHVIDWVQILKLKI, encoded by the coding sequence ATGTTAAACATCCGACGAATTTCTACTAATCGTTGGTGGCATAAAAAGAAAAATTGGCTATTGTTTTCAATTTTTTTATTTTTAGTTTTAGTAAGGATATCCAAGGGATCTATTTATAAGGATTTTTATTATTTTATTTCTAAGCCTTTTTGGCCTGGTCAATTTCAAAAAGAAGTTATTATTGAGAGTATAGACCAGGAATCCCTTATAAAATTAAACCTTCTTAAAAACGATAATATAAGATTACGACAAATTTTATCTCTTCAAGATTTATCACAAAATGACAAAATTTCAGCTGCAGTTATTTCGAGAAAAACAGGTAGTTGGTGGAGACAAATAATACTTAATAAAGGTTCAAAAGATGGAGTGGAAATTGGAAGTGCAGTAATTGGTCCTGGTGGATTATTAGGTAGAGTTAAAAATACGTCTTTATTTACTTCTTCGGTAACTTTATTAACCTCTCCAGAAAGTAAGGTAGGCGTATGGCTGGATAGAATTCAAATTAATGGATTATTGGTCGGTTTGGGAGATGATTATCCAAGCTTAATTCTTTATTCAAAAGATGCTGAGATAAAAGTTGGAGATTTTGTATCATCATCGCCAGCTAGTTCTTTATTACCTCCAAATATACCTATTGGTATCGTTCAATCTATAGATAAACCATTCAAAGCAAAAAAAACAGCAAAGATTTCACTTATTGCAAAACCTCATGTCATTGATTGGGTGCAAATCTTAAAATTGAAAATTTAA
- a CDS encoding rod shape-determining protein, whose amino-acid sequence MFNRFKFSRDIGIDLGTANTLIHVSGKGVVLQEPSVVAMDLEEGVPLAVGKEAKLMLGRTPGNIRAVRPLRDGVIADFDAAEQMIKTFIQKCNEGKGIVAPRIVIGIPSGVTSVERRAVREAGLAGAREVHLIDEPVAAAIGASLPVTDPIGTMIVDIGGGTTEVAVLSLGGTVLSESVRIAGDEINESITLYLKKVHNLVVGERTAEDIKIKIGSAFPDDDFDKTTLEVRGLHLLSGLPRSVTLTAGEIREAMADTLSEIVEAVKRTLERTPPELAADIVDRGIMLAGGGALVRGINDLLSDETGIFTHIAENPLLCVVNGCGEVLDDFKKLKKVVDTPDFIRNAIRD is encoded by the coding sequence ATTTTTAACAGATTTAAATTTTCTAGAGACATTGGCATAGATTTGGGAACCGCCAATACGCTTATACATGTATCAGGTAAGGGAGTGGTTTTACAAGAGCCATCAGTGGTAGCTATGGATTTAGAAGAAGGAGTTCCATTAGCTGTCGGTAAAGAGGCAAAGTTAATGCTTGGAAGAACACCCGGCAATATAAGAGCTGTAAGACCGTTAAGAGATGGTGTTATCGCAGATTTTGATGCGGCAGAGCAAATGATAAAAACATTTATTCAAAAATGTAACGAAGGCAAAGGTATAGTAGCTCCTAGGATAGTAATTGGTATTCCAAGTGGAGTGACCAGTGTCGAGAGAAGAGCAGTAAGAGAAGCTGGATTAGCAGGAGCTAGAGAAGTTCACTTAATTGATGAACCTGTTGCAGCAGCAATAGGAGCCTCTTTACCAGTAACAGATCCAATTGGAACAATGATTGTTGATATTGGTGGTGGTACTACTGAGGTTGCAGTATTAAGTTTGGGTGGAACAGTATTGAGTGAATCTGTCCGAATAGCTGGTGACGAAATAAATGAATCAATTACTTTATATCTTAAAAAAGTTCACAATTTGGTAGTTGGAGAGAGAACTGCAGAAGATATTAAGATCAAAATTGGATCTGCATTTCCAGATGATGATTTCGATAAAACTACTTTAGAAGTTAGAGGTTTACATCTTCTATCTGGTCTTCCTAGGTCAGTAACTTTGACAGCAGGAGAAATTAGAGAAGCTATGGCTGATACACTCAGCGAAATAGTTGAAGCTGTAAAAAGAACATTAGAGCGAACCCCTCCTGAACTTGCTGCAGATATTGTTGATAGAGGAATAATGCTAGCAGGAGGTGGCGCTTTAGTAAGAGGCATTAATGATTTATTAAGTGATGAAACTGGAATTTTTACTCACATTGCTGAAAACCCATTGCTATGTGTAGTTAATGGTTGCGGGGAGGTCTTAGATGATTTTAAAAAACTTAAAAAAGTTGTCGATACTCCAGACTTTATAAGGAACGCGATAAGGGATTAA
- a CDS encoding single-stranded DNA-binding protein: MQINTINLVGRAGREPDVRYFESGSIVANFSLAVNRRSRDEEPDWFNLEIWGKQAQIAADYVKKGSLIGITGSFKIDSWKDKNTGEDRYKPVIRVDRLNLLSSRKESENNQYSENSNSSEIPF; the protein is encoded by the coding sequence ATGCAAATTAACACTATTAACCTTGTGGGCAGAGCTGGTAGAGAGCCAGATGTTAGATATTTTGAATCAGGAAGTATCGTAGCGAATTTCAGTCTTGCAGTTAATAGAAGAAGTAGAGATGAAGAGCCAGACTGGTTTAATTTAGAAATATGGGGCAAACAAGCCCAAATAGCAGCAGATTACGTAAAAAAGGGATCCTTAATTGGAATAACAGGAAGCTTTAAAATTGATAGTTGGAAAGATAAAAATACTGGGGAAGACAGATATAAACCAGTTATTAGAGTCGACAGATTAAACTTACTAAGCTCACGAAAAGAATCTGAAAATAATCAGTATTCTGAAAACAGTAACTCAAGCGAAATACCCTTTTAG
- a CDS encoding DedA family protein, with product MSLIFVNFLTSIPDYISLAVEKNTAIAYLTICLAMFLENIIPPIPSEIIMPLGGFFVYQQKLNFYILVFWGLFGTILGSLPWYYLGKLVNEKRLSKFLDKKGKYLGISSHDLNKSKWWFERYGVSLVFWGRLVPGIRTLISVPAGIELMPLRKFLIWTSLGSLIWVTLLTYAGYFFGENYQIIETYLDQIKFVVKPILMLISLYFLIKLFIRFYKNRN from the coding sequence TTGAGTTTGATTTTTGTAAATTTTCTTACTTCAATTCCAGACTATATTAGTTTGGCTGTTGAAAAGAATACAGCTATTGCATACCTTACTATTTGTTTGGCTATGTTTTTAGAAAATATAATACCCCCAATACCTTCGGAAATCATAATGCCATTAGGAGGGTTTTTTGTTTATCAACAAAAATTAAATTTCTATATTTTAGTTTTTTGGGGTTTATTTGGAACGATTTTAGGATCTTTGCCTTGGTATTACTTAGGTAAATTAGTAAATGAAAAAAGGCTTTCAAAGTTTTTAGATAAAAAAGGAAAATATTTAGGAATTTCTTCGCATGATTTAAATAAAAGCAAATGGTGGTTTGAGAGATATGGGGTTTCTTTAGTTTTTTGGGGCAGATTAGTCCCAGGTATAAGAACTTTAATTTCTGTCCCTGCTGGCATAGAACTTATGCCTTTAAGAAAATTTTTAATTTGGACTTCATTAGGAAGCTTAATATGGGTAACGCTTCTCACTTATGCTGGCTATTTTTTTGGTGAAAATTACCAAATCATTGAAACTTATTTAGATCAAATCAAATTTGTTGTGAAGCCAATATTAATGTTAATTTCCTTATATTTTTTAATAAAATTATTTATTAGATTTTACAAAAATAGAAACTAA
- a CDS encoding adenosylhomocysteinase, with the protein MVIANSVKTTIPNSIIADISLSEFGRKEIKIAETEMPGLMALREKYQSEKPLKGAKIAGSLHMTIQTAVLIETLVDLGAMVKWASCNIFSTQDHAAAAIADQGIPVYAKKGETLDEYWQYTHYILDWGSDSPNMILDDGGDATGLLILGSKAEKDLSVLDKPSNEEEIALFKSIKSKLKADSNFYSRIKSNIIGVTEETTTGVARLYQLQKQKALPFPAINVNDSVTKSKFDNLYGCRESLVDSIKRATDVMIAGKVALVMGFGDVGKGSAQSLRGLGAIVKVAEVDPICALQAAMEGYSVVTLDDVVEDIDIFVTATGNYQVITHKNLIKMKDEAIVCNIGHFDNEIDVASLKDYPWENIKPQVDHITLPTGNKIILLAEGRLVNLGCATGHPSFVMSNSFTNQVLAQIELFNKSDKYDKEVYVLPKHLDEMVARLHLDKIGAKLTKLTKEQADYINVSIEGPYKPELYRY; encoded by the coding sequence ATGGTCATCGCGAATTCTGTTAAAACAACTATTCCAAATTCGATAATTGCTGATATTTCTTTATCAGAATTTGGGCGTAAAGAAATCAAAATTGCTGAAACTGAAATGCCAGGATTAATGGCACTTAGAGAAAAATATCAATCTGAGAAGCCACTTAAGGGTGCAAAAATAGCTGGAAGTCTTCATATGACAATTCAAACAGCAGTTTTAATAGAAACGTTAGTTGATCTTGGCGCAATGGTGAAATGGGCTTCATGCAATATTTTTTCAACTCAAGATCATGCAGCTGCAGCTATTGCAGATCAAGGAATCCCTGTATATGCAAAAAAAGGTGAGACTCTAGATGAATATTGGCAGTACACCCATTACATACTTGATTGGGGTTCAGATTCTCCAAATATGATTCTTGATGACGGAGGTGACGCAACTGGCTTGTTGATATTAGGGAGTAAGGCAGAAAAAGATTTGTCTGTTTTAGATAAACCAAGTAATGAAGAAGAAATCGCTTTATTCAAGTCTATTAAGTCTAAGTTAAAAGCTGATAGTAACTTTTATTCTAGAATTAAAAGTAATATCATTGGTGTTACCGAAGAAACTACTACGGGAGTTGCGAGACTTTACCAACTGCAAAAGCAAAAAGCTTTACCTTTTCCTGCTATTAACGTTAATGATTCAGTAACCAAAAGTAAATTTGATAATTTATATGGCTGCCGAGAATCTTTAGTTGACAGTATAAAGCGTGCGACTGATGTGATGATTGCTGGGAAAGTTGCTTTAGTAATGGGTTTTGGAGACGTAGGTAAAGGCTCAGCACAATCATTAAGAGGATTAGGCGCAATAGTAAAAGTTGCCGAAGTAGATCCAATTTGTGCTCTTCAAGCGGCAATGGAGGGATATAGCGTCGTTACATTAGATGACGTTGTGGAAGATATAGATATTTTCGTTACAGCAACCGGTAACTACCAAGTCATAACACATAAAAATCTTATCAAAATGAAGGATGAGGCCATAGTTTGTAATATTGGACATTTCGATAATGAAATTGACGTGGCTTCACTAAAAGATTATCCATGGGAAAATATTAAGCCACAGGTTGATCACATTACTTTGCCTACTGGTAATAAAATAATTCTTTTAGCTGAAGGTAGATTAGTCAACTTAGGCTGTGCCACTGGACATCCAAGCTTCGTAATGAGTAATTCCTTTACGAATCAGGTATTGGCTCAAATTGAACTTTTTAATAAGTCTGATAAGTATGATAAGGAGGTTTATGTTTTACCCAAACATTTAGATGAGATGGTAGCTAGATTACATTTAGATAAAATTGGTGCAAAACTAACAAAATTAACTAAAGAACAGGCTGATTATATTAATGTTTCTATTGAAGGACCCTATAAACCAGAACTTTATAGATATTAA
- the tsaE gene encoding tRNA (adenosine(37)-N6)-threonylcarbamoyltransferase complex ATPase subunit type 1 TsaE, with amino-acid sequence MFVENLTETLNLGEKLSQKLNPQSIVLLQGPIGAGKTSFVQGIANGLSISENVTSPTFALSHHYNSGKIPLIHLDLYRLENISSAREVFFSEEEEALQKKAILVIEWPELIESLIENFWKIQISYAQNYGRHYEIRDPKKFLTFS; translated from the coding sequence GTGTTTGTTGAGAACTTAACAGAGACTTTAAATTTAGGGGAAAAACTATCACAAAAATTAAATCCACAATCAATTGTGTTATTACAAGGTCCTATTGGAGCAGGTAAGACTTCATTTGTTCAAGGCATTGCTAATGGATTATCTATCTCTGAGAATGTTACAAGCCCAACATTTGCTTTATCTCATCATTACAATTCCGGAAAAATTCCGCTAATCCATCTTGATTTATATAGGCTTGAAAATATTTCTTCAGCCAGAGAAGTTTTTTTTTCTGAAGAAGAAGAGGCATTACAAAAAAAAGCCATTTTGGTTATTGAATGGCCAGAATTAATAGAATCACTTATTGAAAATTTCTGGAAAATACAAATTAGTTACGCACAAAATTACGGGAGGCACTACGAGATAAGAGATCCTAAGAAATTTTTAACATTTTCATAA
- a CDS encoding carbohydrate kinase, with protein MKKTKVVCIGEALIDSIRNKSNQGSTDFLGGAPANVACALRKLKIESIFIGRLGSDNFGKKLIKEFNKLEVNLDFLQLDNDLSTRVVNVERDQFGDRFFSGFQSSSHSCFADEALSKNLIEKELPNLEKFFLETKYLVAGTNGLSSPKSAETIFFLLELAKKFELKIIIDLNWREVFWDYSIFSSEISKAERVTLIKKFLNHADVLKLAKEEATLFFEHENPLLISQQMSKRPDVIITDGENPVTWYINGLEGKSIIPNSQTIVDTTGAGDAFLAGLISKFISSGYPSNELEIEDCVKFASVCGLLTCLGEGAIEQQPNYENVKNFLGSLIS; from the coding sequence ATGAAGAAGACAAAAGTAGTATGTATTGGAGAAGCTTTAATAGACAGTATCAGAAATAAGTCAAATCAAGGATCTACAGATTTTTTGGGTGGAGCTCCGGCTAATGTTGCTTGTGCATTAAGAAAATTAAAAATAGAATCAATATTTATTGGACGCTTGGGAAGTGATAATTTTGGAAAAAAATTAATTAAGGAATTTAATAAATTGGAGGTGAATCTAGATTTCTTGCAATTAGATAATGATTTATCTACTCGTGTAGTTAATGTAGAAAGAGATCAATTTGGAGATCGTTTTTTCTCAGGATTCCAATCAAGTTCTCATTCATGCTTTGCTGATGAAGCTCTAAGTAAGAATTTAATCGAAAAAGAACTTCCAAATTTAGAGAAATTTTTTTTAGAAACAAAATATTTGGTTGCCGGGACTAATGGACTATCATCACCAAAATCTGCAGAGACTATTTTTTTCCTTTTAGAACTGGCCAAGAAATTTGAATTAAAAATCATTATTGATTTGAATTGGAGAGAGGTCTTTTGGGATTATTCAATTTTTTCATCAGAAATTAGTAAAGCAGAGAGAGTTACTTTAATAAAAAAATTTTTAAATCATGCTGATGTTTTAAAACTTGCTAAGGAAGAAGCGACTTTGTTTTTTGAGCATGAAAATCCTTTGCTAATATCTCAACAAATGTCAAAAAGGCCAGATGTAATAATAACGGATGGAGAAAACCCTGTTACCTGGTATATCAATGGATTAGAAGGTAAAAGTATAATCCCTAATTCACAAACAATTGTTGACACAACTGGTGCAGGCGATGCCTTTCTCGCTGGCTTAATTTCGAAATTTATTTCTTCTGGATATCCTTCAAATGAATTAGAGATAGAAGATTGTGTGAAATTCGCTAGTGTTTGTGGATTATTAACCTGTCTTGGTGAAGGTGCAATCGAGCAACAACCAAATTATGAAAATGTTAAAAATTTCTTAGGATCTCTTATCTCGTAG